The stretch of DNA AATTCTGGGTAGTAAATCCAAAACATCGCTTCTTGTCCACGGTAATTTCCATTTTCGTCAATTACGTCACGAATAGGAGCCATTCCCAAAATACGCACCTGCATGGTAGAAGATTCTTCATCAAATACCCAATCTTCTTTCAAGCGAAACTGTTTTACTGATGTCCAATTGAACTCATTTCGTACAATCTCTTGTTTTTCTTCGTAAGTAACAGGATCAATAACAAAAATCGTGTCCACAGAATTTAGACGAGAATCCATATCTGCCTGAGTAGTAATTGTAGTAAAACTGTCATCTAAAAACATGCGAGCGTCAGGGTTTTTATTGATAATTTCCAACAATACCTGAATAAAAGGCTGCTCAGGATAGATAAAAGGCAAATTCATTTTTTGCTGTGTATCAATTACTCTCCAAACACGTTTTTGCCAGAAGACATCAGCTTCTCGAATATCATCGTATGCCAAGATTTTTTTCTCTTTTACAGATATCTTGTCATAAACACCATCCCTAACAATAGGAACAGGTGAGTTAGAAGGTGCTTCAGGCTGACCACCACCTTCTTCGCCATAGCCTTCTTTGTTGTCTTGTGCCAACGCAACATCAGGAGCAACAGTAAGACCTAAAAATAAAATGCTTGCAAGCAATAAGAAGTATTTCATTGTATCCAAAAAATTTTGAAGTTTGAATAAAGACAATTAATGTTAAAAATATAAGCCACAACTTCTATTTTAGATAATGTTTCTTATCAAAAATAATTGAAGTTGTTTTTCAATAGAATAGGTGAGGGAGTCGTACAAAAAAGAGAGTCGTTTTCAGTTTATTTGTTAGTCAGTATGAAAAACGCTCAAACTGTCTTTCATAGTATGAACGATGCTTCATTTTTTACACTGCAAAAATAAAAAAAGGGCGAGATAAAATTTTTATTCACAGCAATTAAATGAAGTGAAAACTATTTTATCGCACCCTATTCTTACTATATTAAATTAATCCGATGATAATATCACACAAATTAAATAATCTTGAAAGACATCGTTGGTAGTTTACGAGTAGTTCCGTCTGGACCTTTTACTCGAATATTGTCGAAGTAGTAAATATCTCCGACACTTGCTTTGCTAATCAATGCCTGTGCAGAGCCATTGAAGGCAGCTCCTTGATTGCTGATTACCTGCAAATCTTCACGAAGTTTTGCATAGGTCATCTCAAAACCCAACACGTCAAAACGAGCATCAAAATCGAAATCTTCTAAGATAGCCAAAACTCCACGTTGTGCACGCATCTCACCAGATTTCATACCACCACCAGCGTTCTTGCCTAATTTTGCAGTAGGATCAGGAATACGTTTTACACGGAATTTAACTCCTCCTGAATAAGTTCCACCTGTTGCCTTAGGCCCTGATACATTTACAGTAGCTTCCCCAGGAGAATTTACTCTAACAGTATAACTTCCGCCGTTTCCTTTTATCGTACCACCTGTCATAGAAACCTGTGTTTGGTCTTTACGAATACCTGTGATGGAAGCAGAAACAGGGTTATCCACACCAATGTAGAATACATTCATCTTGTCAGCAGAAACAACTGCAACGTGATCAGGTGGGTTTACCACCTCGTATTCCACTTTGTCAGTGTACGTCTTCGTTTCACCAGTACCTGTTTTAGTTGTAATGCTGATGTTCAAAGTTTGTTTACCAACCGAAGTTGTTTTTGTTTTGTAAACAGCCATACCATCTGCATCAAGAGGAAGCCCTCTGCCACCTGCACTAATAGTCGGGCGAGACATAGAACTTGTTGCCGCCAAATAAATCTTCGCTTCGAAGTCTTCGCCAGTTATCAGTTTAGTAGAGTTAGGAATCGCAGCTACTTTGAACTTGTCAAATAGAATTGTTTCTTCACTCACCTTGCTGAACAAGAGATCTACAAGTGCAGCTTCACTCGCAACGGCATCATTACTATACTTACTCAAAAGTGTTCTTACTGCTAAAGCAGGAATAGAACCGAATGTATAAGTACCCCAATCTACCTTGCGAGGACCATTTGCCACATCATCAGGAAGTTTGTTTACTTGTAATGTAATACTCGGTTCTGCGGCTTTTCTATCTTCTTCTTTTGTAAGAAGGTTTAGAAATTTATCACGATAAGATTGAATCGTATCATGCAGTTGCATACCCAATCCCTCTTCTACAAACATTCGATTTGGTGTATCCAAATCGTCTTTTTTCGCAAGTTCACCTGTTTCTTCCTCTATACCAACTTCTTGTACAAGTTTGGCATCAATCGAATTGATGTATTCTCTGAATTGAGCAGAATAAGCACGAGCTTTACCTGCTGCATCTAAGAATTCTTGACCTCTTTTTTCTTTATCTACTTTAATTTTGAAAGCTTCCATAGTATTGTTCACTTTCGTATTCAAGGCAGCTTCAGAGGTTTGAATACCTTCTCTCAATAATTTGAAGGCATTAAGGATTTCGGCGGACACGTTGAGTGCTAACAGCGCAATCAGCACCAAGTACATGATGTTGATCATCTGCTGCCGGGGTTCCTTTGGAATAGACATATATTACTTAATTTTTTAGGTTACATAATAAAATTACCAATGTTCGTACTATTGAGGAGTTGAATCCTCAAGTAATACTGTCTATTTGCCTTTAGCACCCATTGACATTGCAGAAAGCATGTTGCCATATACGGTGTTCAATGAACTCAAGTTCTGAGCCAATCCAGCCATTTGCGTTTTGTATTTCTTCGTATCTTCTACAGATTCGTTAAGATTTTCAATCGCATTGGTTAGGTTGCCATAGAATTTGTTCATTGCTTTCAAGTGATTATTGGTGTCTTGCAACTCCAATTCGTACACTGCGTTCAATGCTGCAAGGTTTTTAGAAACCGCTGAAACTTGTTCTTGGTATTTACGGGTATGTTCAGTAGCTATTTCTAACTCACCAGCTACCCCGGCAGCTTTATCATAAGCCAATTTCACTTTACCAAGAGATTCCGCAGCTGCCTTCGCACTTTTAGAATACTCACTTGTTGCACCTGTTGTGCTTGTTACGTCTGTTAGAGAAGCAAGGTTTTTACCTAACTCACCTAGATGACCGCCCAATCTTTTGATAAGGTTTTGGTTTACACCACTTTCGTCTAGTTGTCTGTTAAGTTCTGCTGTTACATTATCTACAGGCGCAGCTGTAGAAGAAATCGCATTTACTTTTGCTTTGTGGTCGTCCAAACCTGGATACAATTTTTCCCAGAAATACTCCTTGTGAGGAGGCAAGAAACCTTGAAGGAAGAAAATTGAAGCTTCCCAAATCATTGAGAACATCAATACTTCGTTCGCACCTTTCCAGTGCAGAATCTTGAACATTGCTCCGAGAATAATCATACCAGCTCCAAAACCAATCCACCAGTTTTTGAATCTTTGAAAGCCTTGAGAATGATACCAAGCCATAGTGTTGAATAAGTTTTTAAGTTTTTAAAAAAGAATAGTTTAGTTGAAACAAATCAACTTAGGAAGTTTTCACTACCGACAAAATAGATTGCAATGTAGTGAAAACTTCGTAGGATTAAAAATTGTGCGCTATTCACTTAATAAAAAAACGCTAAATTAATATTTATCATCGACAGAACGTCCGAGGAAGGTCAAAGTCGAACGGAAGCCAATGTATGATTTTGCAGTATCTTGATATTCCCAGTGACGAGTACCTGTTTGTATGTAATAAGCGATGTCTTTCCAAGAACCGCCTCTGATTACTTTTCTTCTCATTGTAGGAGTATCTTCTTCTTTTACGTCGTAACGAATATCAGGGTTCATGTCATGGTCAAAAGAGTAGGCATTTTCGTAGAAAGCGGTTGAAGTCCACTCCGATACGTTTCCTGACATATTGTATAGACCATAATCATTTGGGTGGTAAGAGTCTGCACGAACAGTGTAGAAACCACCATCTTCAGGGTAGTTACCTCTACCAGGTTTGAAGTTAGCCAACAAACAACCTCTTTGGTTTCTCACATAAGGTCCACCCCAAGGGTAAGGAGCATTTTCCAAGCCACCTCTTGCAGCATATTCCCATTCATGTTCAAAAGGAAGACGGAATTCTTCACTCATGGTTTCTACATTAGCATGGTCATTCCAGAATTTGGTTCTCCATGCACAGAAAGCCGCTGCTTGATTCCAGTTTACTCCCACTACAGGATAATCGTCAAAAGCAGGGTGAGAGAAGTAATTACGAGTCATTGGCTCATTGTAAGAATAAGAGAAATCATGTACCCAAGCCAAAGTATCGGGATAGATAGAAGCTTTTTCTGTTTTAATGAAAGAACTTCTTGCTTGATTTCTATTAGCAGTTTTTGCAGCTGCTTTCCAATCGTACCAATCATATTCAAAGACCAATTCAGTGGTATTCAAATCTTTTCTTCCCCAGAATTGATCGTCTCCTTGATAGTACATTCTTTCCAATGCACCAGCATCTTCTGAATCGGGCGACCAGTCAATGTCGTAAGTCCAATCAAGTTTTTGATCACCACTGTCTGTTTCATCAAAGTGACCCAAAAGTGTGTGTCCAATAGAGTCACGTACATAGTACACGAACTCACGGTATTCATTATTGGTAATTTCGGTCTCGTCCATGTAAAATCCTTGGATAGATTTGGACTTACTTCTTTGAACGAGCGAGTTATTGACATCTTGATCACTCGGTCCAGTATGGAATGTTCCTGAAGGAATGTAAGCCATACCATGAGGATTAATATGGTCCCAGTCGGGTCTGTCTAAAACCCCCATTACCTGCCCAGTATCATTCACTTGCTTGGAGCGTTGGCAACTAAAGTTAACGCATACAAGTAATATTAAAGCACAGCCTAATGCAAATCTTTTCATACGAAGAGCAATTTAAAACACAAGTTATATTAAAAAATAAGAAATATTTTTGAGTCGCAAAATTAGTTTAATTTGTTTTCCTTTCAAAATTTCGCTTACAAAAATCTCGGTGTATATATCGCCTTTCCTTTTTTTGTCGGAAGTATATTTTGAATCTTATAGTTCACCGATAATTCATGTGAGCCAGAACTGGCATTTCTTAGGGTAGATAGGGTAAAATCGTAGGAATACATAAGTGTTAGTTGACGACTAATATCAATTCCAGCTAATATAGAAACAGCATCGAATGAGTCAGGTTCGAGTCCCCGAAATGCTAATCCACCTTTAAAAATATCTCCAAAGGCAGCGATAGCACTTATCTCTCCTTGCAATTTCACCAAATCAGACTTTAGCAATAACGAGGGATACAAAACTATATTGCCTATCTCCATTTCATAAGCACTAAATAAGAAAAAATGACGGTTGAAACCAATTCCATAATTTTCTCCAGAAGGCGTACTAAAGTCGATTGTAGGTTCTAATAGATTTTGAGCAGACAAGCCGATAGTCAACTTATCAGACTGCAAATAAATACCAAACCCTGCATCAGGCGCAATTCCCGATGCTACTCCCAAAGGAATGAAATCATCTTGGTGATCAATTCCACCAATATAATCTCCACTTGGAGAACGGAGTTTATTCCCATTTATACTTTTTTGAATTCCTCCTATACTAAAGCCAATCGCAAGGTTAGCTCTCGCCCCTATTTTAGCTCGATAAGCATACGAAAGCATCAAGCCTGTGTTGCGTTCTGCCCCAAGCAAATCATTGACAATGTTTAATCCAATTCCACTTTTTATCCCTGCAACAGGCAAATGTACTCCTACCACTTGTGTCATAGGACTTCCTTCAATGCCCAACCATTGCATTCTAATTCCCGCCTCTACATTCACATCCTCCTTACTTCCAGCATAAGCAGGATTATAAGTCAAGCGGTTGTTCATATACTGAGTGAGTTGTGTAAATTGTTGAGCTCGACTCACCGTAGCACAACAGAACCAACTTACGAGTAACAATGTAATTGTTTTTTGCAGACTATTCATATACCAACTAAAAACGGCTATTAGATAAAATTATTGAGTAGCTTATTTTTTTTTCAATAATGAAGCAATTTAGATAACACAATTTTAGAGGAATATCCCCATTGGTTAGGAGAGTAGTTTTGAAAGGTTCAAATGTTTGTTTGATGTTCAATGGCGGCTTATTGACGAAACAACAATGAATTGAAAATAAAATACTTATGAAGTACAAAAAAACTTGCCCTCCATAAACAATTGAATATCAATAATAGTGTATTTTTTGCAAAAATATCCACCTTTCACATCAATGGCTCACAAATATAGCGAAAATAAATTGGTACTATTCACAAGAAGTAATCCAATATGTCATAAAAGTTGCGGAAATAGTCTTCATAGAACCAAAGATAGAAGCTGGCTATCAAAAATTAGGGTTCACCCAAAACAATTTTCACTTCAATTCCTTCACCGTTTCCACAGGACGTTCACACACAAAATTCTGACATCGGTATATCAGCGTTTTACCTTCCACATATCTGTTCGCCAACAAAGGGTGTTGCCCCTCTCCTTTTTCATCCATCATCAAAAGTTTATTCGGCACAAACAATTGTTGAAGTTCCGCCGTCAAAACAGCCGCATTTTCACCCACAACTGCCAACTCTTGAAGCGGAAACACCAAATAAGTCATCACATTCAACCAACGAGCAAAAGAAGTCGGGTATTTTGATATAGATTCCTCCATACTCTTCACCATCTGAACCGCCCTTTCGTGGTATTTCGGCTCATCTAATAATACCGCCAACTTCAATAAATTGTGCGCCATCGTAGAATTACCCGAAGGAGTCGCATTGTCGTAAAATTCCTTCTTTCGAAGCACAATGTCTTGCTGGCCTTTGGGTGTGTAATAAAACAAAAATCCTTTGGAATCTTCAAAATTTGCAAAAACATAATTCGTCAATTTTGCAGCCCACTCCAATAACCTTTCGTCAAAACTGATTTGAAATACTTCAATGATGGCTTCAATGAGTAAAGCATAATCGTCCAAAAATGCGGGGAACTGTGCTTTGCCATTCTTATAAGTATGCTTCAATTCGCCACTATCTCCTACCGCAAATTTGTCAAGCAAAAATTGAAGGTTATTGACTGCAATTTCCTTATAGTGCCCTTGCTGCAATGCCTGATACGCTTTCGCAAAAGCAGTAACCATCATCGCATTCCAAGACAAAATAATTTTATCGTCCAACCCAGGTTTTACCCGTTTTTCTCTCACTTCAAAAAGTAACCTTCTTGCCCTTTGAAGCCTTTCCTTCAATGCTTCAACAGACATCTTTTCCTGCGCTGCAAAATCTTGGTAAGTCGTTTCTCGGTTCAAAATATTCTTGTGTTCCCAATTTCCACCTTCCGTCACCTCATAAAAACGGTTAAAGATTGCAGCATCGTCCTTCAATATTACATCAATTTCCGACTTGTCCCACACATAAAACTTCCCTTCAACGCCCTCCGAATCGGC from Chitinophagales bacterium encodes:
- the gldN gene encoding gliding motility protein GldN, yielding MKYFLLLASILFLGLTVAPDVALAQDNKEGYGEEGGGQPEAPSNSPVPIVRDGVYDKISVKEKKILAYDDIREADVFWQKRVWRVIDTQQKMNLPFIYPEQPFIQVLLEIINKNPDARMFLDDSFTTITTQADMDSRLNSVDTIFVIDPVTYEEKQEIVRNEFNWTSVKQFRLKEDWVFDEESSTMQVRILGMAPIRDVIDENGNYRGQEAMFWIYYPEFRKYFINYETFNPQNDAMRLTWDDIFEMRFFASYIMKESNIQDRRIKDYATGRDALIESERIKNELFETEHNLWSY
- the gldM gene encoding gliding motility protein GldM, whose product is MSIPKEPRQQMINIMYLVLIALLALNVSAEILNAFKLLREGIQTSEAALNTKVNNTMEAFKIKVDKEKRGQEFLDAAGKARAYSAQFREYINSIDAKLVQEVGIEEETGELAKKDDLDTPNRMFVEEGLGMQLHDTIQSYRDKFLNLLTKEEDRKAAEPSITLQVNKLPDDVANGPRKVDWGTYTFGSIPALAVRTLLSKYSNDAVASEAALVDLLFSKVSEETILFDKFKVAAIPNSTKLITGEDFEAKIYLAATSSMSRPTISAGGRGLPLDADGMAVYKTKTTSVGKQTLNISITTKTGTGETKTYTDKVEYEVVNPPDHVAVVSADKMNVFYIGVDNPVSASITGIRKDQTQVSMTGGTIKGNGGSYTVRVNSPGEATVNVSGPKATGGTYSGGVKFRVKRIPDPTAKLGKNAGGGMKSGEMRAQRGVLAILEDFDFDARFDVLGFEMTYAKLREDLQVISNQGAAFNGSAQALISKASVGDIYYFDNIRVKGPDGTTRKLPTMSFKII
- the gldL gene encoding gliding motility protein GldL; the protein is MAWYHSQGFQRFKNWWIGFGAGMIILGAMFKILHWKGANEVLMFSMIWEASIFFLQGFLPPHKEYFWEKLYPGLDDHKAKVNAISSTAAPVDNVTAELNRQLDESGVNQNLIKRLGGHLGELGKNLASLTDVTSTTGATSEYSKSAKAAAESLGKVKLAYDKAAGVAGELEIATEHTRKYQEQVSAVSKNLAALNAVYELELQDTNNHLKAMNKFYGNLTNAIENLNESVEDTKKYKTQMAGLAQNLSSLNTVYGNMLSAMSMGAKGK
- a CDS encoding SUMF1/EgtB/PvdO family nonheme iron enzyme, which gives rise to MKRFALGCALILLVCVNFSCQRSKQVNDTGQVMGVLDRPDWDHINPHGMAYIPSGTFHTGPSDQDVNNSLVQRSKSKSIQGFYMDETEITNNEYREFVYYVRDSIGHTLLGHFDETDSGDQKLDWTYDIDWSPDSEDAGALERMYYQGDDQFWGRKDLNTTELVFEYDWYDWKAAAKTANRNQARSSFIKTEKASIYPDTLAWVHDFSYSYNEPMTRNYFSHPAFDDYPVVGVNWNQAAAFCAWRTKFWNDHANVETMSEEFRLPFEHEWEYAARGGLENAPYPWGGPYVRNQRGCLLANFKPGRGNYPEDGGFYTVRADSYHPNDYGLYNMSGNVSEWTSTAFYENAYSFDHDMNPDIRYDVKEEDTPTMRRKVIRGGSWKDIAYYIQTGTRHWEYQDTAKSYIGFRSTLTFLGRSVDDKY
- a CDS encoding type IX secretion system membrane protein PorP/SprF, with product MLLVSWFCCATVSRAQQFTQLTQYMNNRLTYNPAYAGSKEDVNVEAGIRMQWLGIEGSPMTQVVGVHLPVAGIKSGIGLNIVNDLLGAERNTGLMLSYAYRAKIGARANLAIGFSIGGIQKSINGNKLRSPSGDYIGGIDHQDDFIPLGVASGIAPDAGFGIYLQSDKLTIGLSAQNLLEPTIDFSTPSGENYGIGFNRHFFLFSAYEMEIGNIVLYPSLLLKSDLVKLQGEISAIAAFGDIFKGGLAFRGLEPDSFDAVSILAGIDISRQLTLMYSYDFTLSTLRNASSGSHELSVNYKIQNILPTKKGKAIYTPRFL
- a CDS encoding thioredoxin domain-containing protein, with product MNTNSLIHESSPYLLQHAHNPVDWHPWGIEVLQKAQKEDKPILVSIGYAACHWCHVMERESFESEEVAAYMNEHFVNIKVDREERPDVDQIYMDAVQMLSGSGGWPLNCFLTPDGRPFYGGTYYPPKPMYNRPSWLQILEQISNVFKTRRKDVEEQANQLTYHIATSDQNTSQNTLIGLDFEQPFEAEQLEGIFQKMTKYFDADDGGFGGAPKFPGSMGLEFLLNYYHYTQTESALNHALFSIDKMIFGGIYDQIGGGFARYTVDKKWLVPHFEKMLYDNALLVGLISDAYKLTKKDLYREAIEDSLAFVEREMLHPDGGFYASYDADSEGVEGKFYVWDKSEIDVILKDDAAIFNRFYEVTEGGNWEHKNILNRETTYQDFAAQEKMSVEALKERLQRARRLLFEVREKRVKPGLDDKIILSWNAMMVTAFAKAYQALQQGHYKEIAVNNLQFLLDKFAVGDSGELKHTYKNGKAQFPAFLDDYALLIEAIIEVFQISFDERLLEWAAKLTNYVFANFEDSKGFLFYYTPKGQQDIVLRKKEFYDNATPSGNSTMAHNLLKLAVLLDEPKYHERAVQMVKSMEESISKYPTSFARWLNVMTYLVFPLQELAVVGENAAVLTAELQQLFVPNKLLMMDEKGEGQHPLLANRYVEGKTLIYRCQNFVCERPVETVKELK